The Salmonella enterica subsp. houtenae serovar Houten genome has a segment encoding these proteins:
- the bscB gene encoding Cellulose biosynthesis protein subunit B has translation MAQTAPSREVKLTFAQIAPPPGSMVLRGVNPNGGIEFGMRSDEVASNAVLNLEYTPSPSLLPVQSQLKVYLNDELMGVLPVTKEQLGKKTLAQVPINPLFITDFNRVRLEFVGHYRDVCENPASSTLWLDIGRNSVLDLTYNMLAVNNDLSHFPVPFFDPRDNRPVTLPIVFADVPELAQQQAASIVASWFGSRAGWRGQSFPVLYNHLPDRNAIVFATNDRRPDFLRDHPAVNAPVIEMMNHPDNPYVKLLVVFGRDDKDLLQAAKGIAQGNILFRGSSVVVNDVKPLLARKPYDAPNWVRTDRPVTFGELKTYEEQLQSSGLEPAPINVSLNLPPDLYLLRSNGIDMDLNYRYTSPPTKDSSRLDISLNNQFLQAFSLNSTQETNRLLLRLPVLQGLLDGKTDVSIPALKLGAMNQLRFDFQYMNPMPGGSVDNCITFQPVQNHVVIGDDSTIDFSKYYHFIAMPDLRAFANAGFPFSRMADLSDTLAVMPKNPTEAQMETLLNTAGTIGGQTGFPAINLTITDNSAQIADKDADLLIIGGIPDKLKDDKRIDLLVQATQSWVKTPMRQTAFPSIMPDEADRAADAQSTVTASGPMAAVVGFQSPFHDQRSVIALLADSPRGYQLLNDAINDSGKRAAMFGSVAVIRESGVHSLRVGDIYYVGHLPWFERLWYALANHPVLLAVLAAISVVLLAWVLWRLLRILSRRRLDPDHE, from the coding sequence GTGGCGCAAACCGCGCCTTCGCGCGAGGTCAAGCTGACCTTTGCGCAAATCGCGCCGCCGCCGGGCAGTATGGTGCTGCGTGGCGTTAACCCTAATGGCGGCATTGAATTTGGTATGCGCAGCGATGAAGTAGCATCAAACGCGGTGTTGAATCTGGAATATACGCCGTCACCGTCGCTCCTGCCGGTTCAGTCGCAGCTCAAGGTCTATCTCAATGACGAACTGATGGGCGTACTGCCAGTGACAAAAGAGCAGTTGGGGAAAAAGACGCTGGCGCAGGTGCCTATCAATCCGCTGTTTATCACCGACTTTAACCGGGTGCGGCTGGAGTTCGTCGGCCATTACCGCGATGTATGTGAAAACCCGGCCAGCAGCACTCTGTGGTTGGACATCGGGCGAAATAGCGTCCTGGATCTGACCTATAACATGTTGGCAGTGAATAACGATCTGTCCCACTTCCCGGTGCCGTTTTTCGATCCGCGGGATAACCGTCCGGTGACGTTGCCGATAGTGTTTGCTGACGTGCCGGAGCTGGCGCAGCAGCAGGCGGCTTCTATTGTCGCGTCCTGGTTTGGGTCGCGAGCGGGCTGGCGCGGTCAGAGCTTCCCGGTGTTGTATAACCACCTGCCGGATCGCAATGCGATCGTGTTTGCCACCAACGATCGACGCCCCGATTTCCTGCGCGATCATCCGGCAGTTAACGCACCGGTTATCGAGATGATGAACCATCCGGATAATCCATATGTGAAGTTACTGGTCGTGTTTGGTCGTGATGATAAGGATCTGTTGCAGGCGGCAAAAGGTATCGCGCAAGGGAATATTCTCTTTCGCGGTTCCAGCGTAGTGGTCAACGATGTAAAACCGTTGCTGGCGCGCAAACCGTACGATGCGCCGAACTGGGTGCGTACCGATCGCCCGGTCACCTTTGGCGAACTGAAAACCTATGAAGAGCAGCTCCAGTCGAGTGGGCTGGAGCCGGCGCCCATCAACGTTTCTTTGAATTTGCCGCCGGACCTCTATCTGCTGCGTAGCAACGGTATTGATATGGATCTCAACTACCGTTATACCTCGCCGCCGACCAAAGACAGTTCGCGGTTGGATATCAGCCTGAATAACCAGTTCCTGCAAGCTTTTAGCCTTAACAGCACACAGGAAACCAATCGGCTATTGTTACGTTTGCCGGTACTCCAGGGATTGCTGGATGGTAAAACGGACGTGTCGATTCCGGCGCTAAAACTGGGGGCGATGAACCAGCTACGTTTTGACTTCCAGTACATGAATCCGATGCCGGGCGGGTCGGTGGATAACTGTATCACCTTCCAGCCGGTACAAAATCATGTGGTAATAGGAGATGACTCCACGATCGATTTTTCAAAATATTACCACTTTATCGCGATGCCGGATTTACGCGCGTTCGCCAATGCCGGTTTCCCGTTCAGCCGGATGGCCGACCTGTCTGACACGTTAGCGGTGATGCCGAAGAATCCAACCGAAGCGCAAATGGAAACGCTGCTAAATACGGCCGGCACCATTGGCGGGCAAACCGGTTTCCCGGCCATTAATCTGACAATCACCGATAATAGCGCTCAAATCGCCGACAAAGACGCCGATCTGCTGATTATTGGCGGTATTCCGGACAAATTAAAAGACGATAAACGTATCGATCTGCTGGTGCAGGCGACACAAAGCTGGGTAAAAACCCCGATGCGGCAGACCGCTTTCCCGTCGATTATGCCGGATGAGGCCGATCGCGCGGCGGATGCGCAATCTACCGTCACCGCCAGCGGTCCGATGGCGGCGGTGGTGGGCTTCCAGTCGCCATTTCATGACCAGCGTAGCGTGATTGCTCTGCTGGCCGACAGCCCGCGCGGCTACCAGTTACTGAACGACGCTATAAACGACAGCGGTAAACGCGCCGCGATGTTTGGTTCCGTGGCGGTGATCCGCGAATCCGGCGTTCACAGCCTGCGTGTTGGCGATATCTATTACGTCGGACATCTGCCGTGGTTTGAACGGCTGTGGTATGCGCTGGCGAATCACCCGGTGCTGTTGGCGGTGCTGGCGGCCATCAGCGTGGTGTTACTGGCCTGGGTATTGTGGCGTCTGCTACGTATTCTCAGTCGCCGTCGTCTCGACCCTGACCATGAGTAA